In Epinephelus lanceolatus isolate andai-2023 chromosome 16, ASM4190304v1, whole genome shotgun sequence, one DNA window encodes the following:
- the nkain1 gene encoding sodium/potassium-transporting ATPase subunit beta-1-interacting protein 1, whose product MGKCDGRCTLLVICSLQLVAALQRQVFDFLGYQWAPILANFLHIMAVILGMFGTVQFRFRYLIFYAVWLVLWVGWNSFIICFYLEVGNLSHDRDFLMTFNTSLHRSWWMEHGPGCLVTPVLDSRMAPDDHHVITVSGCLLDYQYIEVLSSAIQILLALFGFVYACYVSKVFQDDEDSFDFIGGFDSYGYQPPQKSSHLQLQPLYTAG is encoded by the exons ATGGGGAAGTGCGACGGAAGATGCACGCTGCTAGTGATATGTTCGCTGCAGTTG GTGGCAGCCCTTCAGAGGCAGGTGTTTGATTTCCTGGGGTACCAATGGGCTCCCATCCTGGCCAACTTTCTGCACATCATGGCCGTTATCCTGGGCATGTTTGGCACCGTGCAGTTTCGCTTCAGATACCTTATCTTT tATGCAGTATGGCTGGTCCTCTGGGTGGGATGGAACTCCTTCATTATCTGTTTCTACCTGGAGGTTGGCAACCTGTCTCAC gacaGAGACTTTCTCATGACATTCAACACATCCCTTCATCGCTCGTGGTGGATGGAGCATGGTCCCGGTTGCCTGGTAACACCAGTGCTAGACTCCCGCATGGCCCCTGACGACCACCATGTCATCACTGTCTCCGGGTGTCTCCTTGACTACCAGTACATAGAGGTGTTGAGTTCGGCCATTCAGATCCTACTGGCT CTCTTTGGCTTTGTGTACGCCTGCTACGTGAGCAAAGTCTTCCAGGATGACGAGGACAGCT TTGATTTCATTGGTGGCTTTGACTCGTACGGCTACCAGCCTCCTCAGAAGTCCTCCCAtctgcagctgcagcctctTTACAC GGCTGGTTAA